The window ACCTGCCCGGCTACCGCCCGGTGACCAAGCCGCACGCCAAGCAGATCCGCGAGGCCGCCAAGCTGATCACCGCCGCCAAGCGGCCGATCCTCTACGTCGGCGGCGGCGTCCTCAAGGCGCAGGCCACGACCGAGCTGAAGGTCCTCGCCGAGCTGACCGGCGCGCCCGTCACCACCACCCTGATGGCGCTCGGCGCGTTCCCCGACAGCCACCCCCAGCACCTGGGCATGCCCGGTATGCACGGCTCGGTGGCCGCGGTCACCGGACTGCAGAAGGCCGACCTGATCGTCGCCCTCGGCGCCCGCTTCGACGACCGCGTCACCGGCAAGCTGGACAGCTTCGCCCCGTACGCCAAGATCGTGCACGCGGACATCGACCCGGCCGAGATCGGCAAGAACCGCGCCGCGGACGTGCCGATCGTGGGCGACGCCCGTGAGGTCATCGCCGATCTGATCCAGGCGGTGCAGAAGGAGCACAGCGAGGGCCACCGGGGCGACTACGAGGCCTGGTGGAAGGACCTCAGCCGCTGGCGCGACAGCTACCCGCTCGGCTACGACCAGCCCGAGGACGGCTCCCTGTCCCCGCAGCAGGTCATCCAGCGCATCGGCCAACTCGCCCCCGAGGGCACGATCTTCGCGGCGGGCGTCGGCCAGCACCAGATGTGGGCCGCGCACTTCGTCCAGTACGAGAAGCCCGCGACCTGGCTCAACTCCGGCGGCGCCGGGACCATGGGCTACGCGGTCCCGGCCGCGATGGGCGCCAAGGCCGGAGCCCCGGACCAGACCGTCTGGGCGATCGACGGCGACGGCTGCTTCCAGATGACCAATCAGGAGCTCACCACCTGCGCCCTGAACAACATCCCGATCAAGGTCGCCATCATCAACAACGGCGCCCTCGGGATGGTCCGCCAGTGGCAGACCCTCTTCTACAACCAGCGCTACTCCAACACCGTGCTGCACAGCGGCCCGGAGGCGGACGGCAAGCAGCCGAGCGCGGGCACCCGCGTCCCCGACTTCGTCAAGCTGTCGGAGGCCATGGGCTGTTACGCGATCCGCTGCGAGGACCCGGCCGACCTCGACAAGGTGATCGAGGAGGCGAACTCGATCAACGACCGCCCGGTCGTCGTCGACTTCATCGTCCACGAGGACGCGATGGTGTGGCCGATGGTCGCCGCCGGCACCTCCAACGACGAGATCATGGCCGCCCGGGACGTCCGCCCCGACTTCGGCGACAACGAAGACGACTGAGCGAGAGAGACGTAAAAGATCATGTCCAAGCACACGCTCTCCGTCCTGGTGGAGAACACGCCCGGCATCCTGGCCCGGATCGCCGCCCTGTTCTCCCGCCGCGGCTTCAACATCGACTCGCTCGCGGTCGGCGTCACCGAGCACCCCGACATCTCCCGCATCACCATCGTGGTGGGCGTCGAGGACCTGCCGCTCGAGCAGGTGACCAAGCAGCTCAACAAGCTCGTCAACGTGCTGAAGATCGTCGAGCTGGAGCCCGGTTCGGCCGTTCAGCGCGAACTCGTTCTGGTGAAGGTGCGCGCCGACAACGAGACGCGCTCCCAGATCGTCGAGATCGTCCAGCTGTTCCGCGCCAAGACCGTCGACGTCTCCCCGGAGGCCGTCACCATCGAGGCCACCGGCAGCAGCGAGAAGCTGTCCGCCATGCTCAAGATGCTGGAGCCGTACGGCATCAAGGAGCTCGTCCAGTCCGGCACGATCGCGATCGGCCGCGGTGCGCGTTCGATCACGGACCGGTCGCTGCGCGCCCTCGACCGGTCGGCGTAACGACGGATCCGGGCGGCCGGGGAACACCGGCCGCCCGTATACCGAGACCCCCGAACTTCCCTTCCGCCCGCCGTCATACGGTGGGACGCAACACCTGCACACAAGGAGAGAACCCAAAGTGGCCGAGCTGTTCTACGACGCCGACGCCGACCTGTCCATCATCCAGGGCCGCAAGGTCGCGGTCATCGGTTACGGCAGCCAGGGCCACGCCCACGCGCTGTCGCTCCGTGACTCGGGTGTCGACGTGCGCGTCGGTCTGCACGAGGGCTCCAAGTCCAAGGCCAAGGCCGAGGAGCAGGGCCTGCGCGTGGTGACGCCGTCCGAGGCCGCCGCCGAGGCCGACGTCATCATGATCCTGGTCCCGGACCCGATCCAGGCCCAGGTCTACGAGGAGTCCATCAAGGACAACCTCAAGGACGGCGACGCGCTGTTCTTCGGCCACGGCTTCAACATCCGCTTCGGCTTCATCAAGCCCCCGGCCGGCGTCGACGTCTGCATGGTCGCCCCCAAGGGCCCGGGCCACCTCGTGCGTCGCCAGTACGAAGAGGGCCGCGGCGTCCCCTGCATCGCGGCCGTGGAGCAGGACGCGACCGGCAACGGCTTCGCGCTCGCCCTGTCGTACGCCAAGGGCATCGGCGGCACCCGCGCCGGCGTCATCAAGACGACCTTCACCGAGGAGACCGAGACCGACCTGTTCGGTGAGCAGGCCGTCCTCTGCGGTGGCACCGCCGCCCTGGTCAAGGCCGGCTTCGAGACGCTGACCGAGGCCGGCTACCAGCCGGAGATCGCGTACTTCGAGTGCCTGCACGAGCTGAAGCTGATCGTGGACCTCATGTACGAGGGCGGCCTGGAGAAGATGCGCTGGTCGATCTCCGAGACCGCCGAGTGGGGCGACTACGTCACCGGCCCGCGGATCATCACCGACGCCACCAAGGCCGAGATGAAGAAGGTCCTCGCCGAGATCCAGGACGGCACCTTCGCCCAGGCCTGGATGGACGAGTACCACGGCGGTCTGAAGAAGTACAACGAGTACAAGACCGCGGACTCCGAGCACCTGCTGGAGACCACCGGCAAGGAGCTGCGCAAGCTCATGAGCTGGGTGAACGAGGAGGCGTAAGCCTCATGGCGCAGGGCCGGAGCAGCTGCTTCGGCCCTGTTGTCCACCTCGTCCAGCCACGGACGAGTGATCCTTCCGCAGAGGCGTAAGACGCCCTCAGCCGCAGCACTACACTGCTGCACAACATACGCGTCAGGCCCACAGCGTCGTGCGTCTTCCACGCGGCTAAGCGACACCGAGGAATGTGAGGCACACCCCCACGCCGCCCGGCACGCACTCTCGCCGCACCGGCCAAAGGCCCTAGTAGCTCCGCTACGAGGACCTTCGTCCGGCACACCGAGAGCACGCACCGAACGACGCGGGAGCGCACCCCACATTCCCCGGCGCCGCTCCCCCTCCACCGCCTGCGGCCGTCGGGACGGCCGTCCGCATTGGACTTGTGAGGACTCACGTGAGCTCGAAACCCGTCGTACTCATCGCTGAAGAGCTGTCGCCCGCGACCGTGGACGCGCTTGGCCCGGACTTCGAGATCCGCCACTGCAACGGCGCCGACCGGGCGGAGCTGCTCCCGGCCATCGCCGACGTGGACGCGATCCTGATCCGCTCGGCCACCAAGGTCGACGCCGAGGCGATTGCCGCCGCGCGCAAGCTGAAGGTCGTCGCACGAGCCGGCGTCGGCCTGGACAACGTCGACGTCTCCGCCGCCACCAAGGCCGGCGTGATGGTCGTCAACGCCCCGACCTCCAACATCGTGACCGCCGCCGAGCTGGCCTGCGGTCTGCTGCTGGCCACCGCGCGTCACATTCCGCAGGCCAACACCGCCCTGAAGAACGGCGAGTGGAAGCGCAGCAAGTACACGGGTGTCGAGCTGGCGGAGAAGACCCTCGGCGTCGTCGGCCTCGGCCGCATCGGCGCGCTGGTCGCCCAGCGCATGTCGGCCTTCGGTATGAAGGTCGTCGCCTACGACCCCTATGTGCAGCCCGCGCGGGCCGCGCAGATGGGCGTGAAGGTCCTCTCCCTCGACGAGCTGCTCGAGGTCGCCGACTTCATCACCGTCCACCTGCCGAAGACCCCCGAGACCCTCGGTCTCATCGGCGACGAGGCGCTGCACAAGGTCAAGCCGAGCGTGCGCATCGTCAACGCCGCGCGCGGCGGGATCGTCGACGAGGCGGCGCTGTTCTCGGCGCTGAAGGAGGGCCGGGTCGCCGGCGCCGGCCTCGACGTGTACGCGAAGGAGCCCTGCACGGACTCCCCGCTCTTCGAGCTCGACCAGGTCGTGTGCACCCCGCACCTCGGCGCCTCCACCGACGAGGCGCAGGAGAAGGCCGGTATCGCCGTCGCCCGCTCGGTGCGGCTCGCCCTCGCCGGTGAGCTGGTTCCGGACGCGGTGAACGTCCAGGGCGGCGTCATCGCCGAGGACGTCAAGCCGGGTCTGCCGCTCGCCGAGCGCCTCGGCCGGATCTTCACCGCGCTCGCCGGTGAGGTCGCGGTCCGCCTCGACGTCGAGGTGTACGGCGAGATCACCCAGCACGACGTCAAGGTGCTCGAACTCTCCGCGCTCAAGGGCGTCTTCGAGGATGTCGTCGACGAGACGGTGTCCTACGTCAACGCCCCGCTGTTCGCCCAGGAGCGCGGCGTCGAGGTCCGGCTGACCACCAGCTCGGAGTCGGCCGACCACCGCAATGTCGTCACCGTGCGCGGCACGCTCGGCAGCGGCGAGGAGGTCGCGGTCTCCGGCACGCTGGCCGGCCCGAAGCACCTCCAGAAGATCGTCGCGGTCGGTGACTACGACGTCGACCTCGCGCTCGCCGACCACATGGTCGTCCTGCGCTACGAAGACCGTCCGGGTGTCGTCGGCACCGTGGGCCGGGTCTTCGGCGAGGCGGGCATCAACATCGCCGGCATGCAGGTGTCCCGCGCGGTCGCCGGCGGCGAGGCGCTGGCCGTGCTGAC of the Streptomyces sp. NBC_00287 genome contains:
- a CDS encoding acetolactate synthase large subunit, with protein sequence MPMTEQATGAHHPQPRPRSGGQQSAPEHVTGAQSLIRSLEEVGADTVFGIPGGAILPAYDPLMDSTKVRHVLVRHEQGAGHAATGYAQATGKVGVCMATSGPGATNLVTPIADAHMDSVPMVAITGQVASKAIGTDAFQEADIVGITMPITKHNFLVTKAEDIPRVIAQAFHIAATGRPGPVLVDIAKDALQAQTTFSWPPTMDLPGYRPVTKPHAKQIREAAKLITAAKRPILYVGGGVLKAQATTELKVLAELTGAPVTTTLMALGAFPDSHPQHLGMPGMHGSVAAVTGLQKADLIVALGARFDDRVTGKLDSFAPYAKIVHADIDPAEIGKNRAADVPIVGDAREVIADLIQAVQKEHSEGHRGDYEAWWKDLSRWRDSYPLGYDQPEDGSLSPQQVIQRIGQLAPEGTIFAAGVGQHQMWAAHFVQYEKPATWLNSGGAGTMGYAVPAAMGAKAGAPDQTVWAIDGDGCFQMTNQELTTCALNNIPIKVAIINNGALGMVRQWQTLFYNQRYSNTVLHSGPEADGKQPSAGTRVPDFVKLSEAMGCYAIRCEDPADLDKVIEEANSINDRPVVVDFIVHEDAMVWPMVAAGTSNDEIMAARDVRPDFGDNEDD
- the ilvN gene encoding acetolactate synthase small subunit → MSKHTLSVLVENTPGILARIAALFSRRGFNIDSLAVGVTEHPDISRITIVVGVEDLPLEQVTKQLNKLVNVLKIVELEPGSAVQRELVLVKVRADNETRSQIVEIVQLFRAKTVDVSPEAVTIEATGSSEKLSAMLKMLEPYGIKELVQSGTIAIGRGARSITDRSLRALDRSA
- the ilvC gene encoding ketol-acid reductoisomerase, which gives rise to MAELFYDADADLSIIQGRKVAVIGYGSQGHAHALSLRDSGVDVRVGLHEGSKSKAKAEEQGLRVVTPSEAAAEADVIMILVPDPIQAQVYEESIKDNLKDGDALFFGHGFNIRFGFIKPPAGVDVCMVAPKGPGHLVRRQYEEGRGVPCIAAVEQDATGNGFALALSYAKGIGGTRAGVIKTTFTEETETDLFGEQAVLCGGTAALVKAGFETLTEAGYQPEIAYFECLHELKLIVDLMYEGGLEKMRWSISETAEWGDYVTGPRIITDATKAEMKKVLAEIQDGTFAQAWMDEYHGGLKKYNEYKTADSEHLLETTGKELRKLMSWVNEEA
- the serA gene encoding phosphoglycerate dehydrogenase; translation: MSSKPVVLIAEELSPATVDALGPDFEIRHCNGADRAELLPAIADVDAILIRSATKVDAEAIAAARKLKVVARAGVGLDNVDVSAATKAGVMVVNAPTSNIVTAAELACGLLLATARHIPQANTALKNGEWKRSKYTGVELAEKTLGVVGLGRIGALVAQRMSAFGMKVVAYDPYVQPARAAQMGVKVLSLDELLEVADFITVHLPKTPETLGLIGDEALHKVKPSVRIVNAARGGIVDEAALFSALKEGRVAGAGLDVYAKEPCTDSPLFELDQVVCTPHLGASTDEAQEKAGIAVARSVRLALAGELVPDAVNVQGGVIAEDVKPGLPLAERLGRIFTALAGEVAVRLDVEVYGEITQHDVKVLELSALKGVFEDVVDETVSYVNAPLFAQERGVEVRLTTSSESADHRNVVTVRGTLGSGEEVAVSGTLAGPKHLQKIVAVGDYDVDLALADHMVVLRYEDRPGVVGTVGRVFGEAGINIAGMQVSRAVAGGEALAVLTVDDTVPAGVLAEVAEEIGATSARAVNLA